The Brassica oleracea var. oleracea cultivar TO1000 chromosome C6, BOL, whole genome shotgun sequence genome includes a region encoding these proteins:
- the LOC106298670 gene encoding uncharacterized protein LOC106298670 gives MAIEVCCSEAPDSRISPRNSFSYDLDSTDGEVRLDSTLLDSGSDLDFCFGSSCSVQEVSPADELFSDGKILPVQIKKVTFRVQRSASLSSSPSYSSSSSSSSFCNQRPAPEKKIMKLKDLLLNPESDFEDKAPKGLFLQFKRSISLNYDKSRNSKGLIRSLQFLSRSNSTGSALNPKPNLLPKENHHPHKTDILPKQTSLRRSSSLSASVPYRKPLARNSFGNGNGGVRVSPVLNFPPPAFISNVADGLFSIGSLCNGRTNRKTRL, from the coding sequence ATGGCTATTGAAGTTTGCTGTTCAGAGGCTCCTGATTCTAGAATCAGCCCAAGAAACTCTTTCTCCTATGATCTTGACTCAACGGACGGTGAAGTCAGATTAGACTCGACGCTTCTTGACTCAGGTTCGGATTTAGATTTCTGCTTTGGCTCGAGTTGCTCTGTTCAAGAAGTTTCTCCGGCTGATGAACTCTTCTCCGATGGAAAGATTCTTCCCGTCCAGATCAAGAAGGTAACCTTTCGGGTTCAGAGATCAGCTTCGCTTTCATCATCACCATCTTATTCATCTTCCTCTTCTTCATCATCGTTCTGCAACCAGAGACCAGCACCAGAAAAGAAGATCATGAAACTCAAAGACCTTCTGTTGAATCCTGAATCTGATTTTGAAGACAAGGCGCCAAAGGGACTGTTCTTGCAGTTCAAGAGAAGCATAAGTCTCAACTACGACAAGAGCCGTAACAGCAAAGGACTAATCAGATCTCTTCAGTTCCTCTCACGAAGCAACTCCACAGGCTCTGCTCTAAACCCTAAACCTAACTTGCTCCCCAAGGAAAATCATCACCCTCACAAGACTGACATTCTTCCTAAACAAACGTCTCTTAGAAGATCATCTTCGCTCTCAGCGTCAGTCCCTTATAGAAAACCACTCGCCAGAAACAGTTTCGGTAATGGAAACGGTGGAGTTCGAGTTAGTCCAGTCTTAAACTTTCCACCGCCGGCGTTCATCTCAAACGTAGCCGACGGATTGTTCAGCATTGGGTCACTCTGTAACGGTAGGACGAACAGGAAGACAAGATTATGA